The Lycium barbarum isolate Lr01 chromosome 4, ASM1917538v2, whole genome shotgun sequence nucleotide sequence TCAACATATAGCAGCCTTGGAAGGCGGATATTTGATGTAGCAATACAAGTAAGTGGAGACCTAACTTCTTTGTAAATATGTAACTttaatgtattattattattattattattattattctatcATTCATCTTACTCTTCAATATTATTACTTTTGTTCGATATTTTCATTATAGCTTTTTACTCTTATATTTCTCAAACCTATTTTGAAAATCGAtttttttgagccgagggtctatggAAACAGTCTATCTACCTCGCAAAGGTATGCTTAAGGCTCTGCATACACCacacccttcccagaccccacttgtgggatcacactgggcatgatgttgttgttgtaattgttgatATACTGTCTTCTGATATGATTGGCAACTTTCTGATTTAAGTATAGAAGGTACCAATCTATTGGAGATAatgtgggttttttttttttttgatttcttaCACAGGGGAATGTAGTTTTGACGGACTTCAACATCATGGAGGAAGCTAAGGGTGTTGGAAAAGGCATTTCCATGGACTTTAAAGAAGTTTTTGTTAATAGTGGCACTCTGGAGATTCACTTGTATTGGACCGGGAAGGGGACTAACGCTATTCCAGACAGAGCTGTATATGGACCACTGATTTCAGCTATCACATTGACACCTAGTCCGTATATCTCTCCCAATAGACTTTACGCTTATCTTCTACAATCTTATCTTAAAAGAATTCCACTTTCTTCTTGCAGACTATGATACAGGCAACGGGTTACCTATTGGAGCTGTTATTGGCATTGTACTCGCTTCAGTTGTGGTTCTTCTGATAGTTTTATTTGCTCTGTGGAAGAAAGGCATTTTCGGAGGGAAAGATAATAAAGAAGAATTAGGTAATACATACCTCAAAGAATTTGTTCACTCTCTACATGCTTGGACAAACAGAGTGGTGAAGCTACAGGGATAAAATCTTCGTATTCCTTTTATGGGTGAAACAATTTTGATAATATGGCGATATTTTTATTATGATCATCAGAATTGCTTACGAGATTTCTAGCCGCGATATAAAAATAAATCTGCCTGTAATTGAACAGCATTGAGATGATTGTTCTGTTGGTGGATCGACATCATGACATATTATAAATAGTTAGCACACAACAAATGTTCATGACTTCTTAAACTGTCTTCATCATACAGAtgttctagttttttttttttttttttttttgtgaattgtTCATTATACAGATGGTTTAGAAGATCTATATTTACTGACGTTTGCAATATTCTTCTTATTACAGAACTCAGAGTCCTTGATTTACAAACAGGTCATTTTAGATTTAGACAAATTAAAGCTGCTACAGGTAACTTTGATCCTGCCAACAAAATTGGTGAAGGAGGTTTTGGATCAGTTTACAAGGTATCATATTTCTATCTCTATCCATACTTCAGTAGTATAGTTAACTCATATCCTATGTTCTTTTTTCTAGAATATGATTGTTGTGAATTAATCTGCTGTCTGTAGGGTACACTCTCTGATGGTACAATCATAGCTGTTAAGCAGCTCTCTTCCAAGTCGAAGCAAGGAAATCGTGAATTTGTCAATGAGATAGGCATGATTTCAGCTCTACAACACCCACACCTTGTGAAGCTTTACGGTTGTTGTATAGAAGGGAACCAGTTATTGGTGATATATGAATACATGGAAAATAACTGTCTTGCTCGAGCTCTCTTTGGTAATGCTTTGCAACATCATTATTAGAATCATTAATGACTTTATGCTTTATATTCCTCTACTTCTCTCCTTTCTTAGGCCGTGACGACCTGAGGTTGAACCTAGACTGGGCAACCAGAAAAAGGATATGTTCGGGAATAGCAAAAGGGTTAGCTTACCTTCATGAAGAATCAAGGTTGAAAATTGTCCACAGAGATATAAAGTGTACCAATGTGCTTCTTGATAAGGATCTGAATGCTAAGATTTCTGATTTTGGATTGGCTAAACTAGATGACGAAGAGAACACTCATATTAGCACCCGAATTGCTGGAACAGTGTAAGCCTTCTTATCATCCCTTTCTTGGAGTACTGTCTAGATAATCTTCTTTCTGTCAGAGACAACAGTGCTTTTTTCCAGTTTGAAAAAGGAAATCCTCTACTAAATTTGATAGGGTATATAACAGTAGAAAACTCTTCAAGGGTTCTTGCTAGGAATGATTACATTTTTGGACTGCTCAAAAGaataatagccagcaaatgtataggttttgtatattaagcatatgtatacatataatatacgtattATATACAGAAAATGTagatataatatacataatcagtgtataggtTGTGTACATTTTGGCTAGCGCCCAAGATTAATTTCGGCCGACTagacaaaaatgaaaaaaagcccTTCTTGCTACATGTAATGAGAGAGTAACAGTTCTTTGCATCTGAATTTGTTCGTCATCAACAGTAACATGGTCAACTTGAAGTATCTCACTTTTCTTTTTTGAAGAGGTTATATGGCTCCTGAGTATGCAATGAGAGGCTACTTGACAGATAAAGCTGATGTTTATAGCTTTGGAGTGGTTGCATTAGAGATTGTCAGCGGGAGAAGCAACACAAACTACAGGCCAAAAGAGGAATTTGTTTACCTTCTTGACTGGGTAAACTGTTTTTTACAGAACCGTCGTTGCCAAATACTAATAATATCTTTAACAACTGCTGCAACATCATGTGATATACGTCTTCCATCTACATGTTTAGTCTTCCAGAAAAGCTTCTCTTGTTAGTGTTTTGTCCAAATTGATATTTGCTTTGATACCTCCATTTCTTCATTCCTATAGGACGACAAAGGAAATatttccgtctcaatttatgtgaatgtGTTTGACTAGGCGCAGAGTTTGAGaatgaaagaaagacttttgaaacttgtggtctaaaacaagcgatagatatttgtgtgattataaatcaTTTCAGTAAGTATAAAATGTAAAGTTAAACTATTAGTACTGAATACAAAAATTTGTCATTCTTTTCGGAACCgactaaaaaaaggaaaaagtgtcacacaaattgggacagaggaagtaGTATCAAGAGTTCTGTTCACATGCTTATGGGCGCATCTTTGCGCTTTAAGTTTTACTGTTTATCTTTTCCTTCATCTCCAATTTTATCTTGCTATGAATGTCAATCTTGTTTTCTCTTTGGCGTGCAGGCTTACGTCCTACAAGAACAGGGAAATCTCTCAGAACTAGTGGATCCGCGTCTCGGTACAAGTTACTCCAAAAAAGAGGCATTGCGGATGATAAATCTGGCTCTGTTGTGCACAAATCCCTCTCCCACTCTCAGGCCATCCATGTCTTCTGTTGTGAGTATGCTCGAAGGAAAACTTCCAGTGGAAGCACAACTAGTCAAGCGCAGCACATCAGACGACGAAATGAGATTTAAATCCTTTGAGAAACTATCACTCGACAGTCAAACACAGGTTTCAACTTATTCTCAGGACAGTCAAGTGCAAAGTATGAATGCACCTTGGAGCGATTCGTCGGTCCATAGTAAAGATGAAAATAGTACAACAAGCAGGCTTCTTCCAGATCTTTATAACGTAAACCTAAATTGATAGACGGATATATAGTACTGCAGAATTATAGAAGTAGCTTTTTATTTGCATCATGTAATTATGTAACTGTAAGCAATGATTTTCAGTGTTACAGAGGTCAAATTGTTTTTTTGCGTGCTATATTGACTCGCTTACTACAATATACTCCAATTTGTTGTGCACTTACAGCTCAATTTTGCATTCTCTTTGAAGTTCCAATTTCAATGGAGAAGGCCGGCGTCCCACTTTTGAACCCTTTTACAGATGCAAATCCAGGATTTGAGTTCAACTTTTAAGATTCTTAGTATTGAATTCATTGTAATATTAAAATTATGGGTTCAGATATAATATTTGTTGATACTTTATTTGATTTTTACATATATCTATACTCCATGTCGAAAGTTATGGATTCAGATGAACCCGTAGCCGAAAGGTTACATCCCCTAGCTTTTCATGGCACATTTTTGCCAATGAGCATGAGATAAATTTGTTCTTGTTATCAAGGAAATCCTTCATGCTGTTAGAAAGCCTTGTGATACAAGAACTGATGGCAACTAATGTGTATATACATTATGTAGCTAAGTGCctaagtctgcattttttttatattacttccCGTAAAGTTGATAAAATTTAGAGGCACCACTTCCATATTTAGAGCCTTACCATGATATAAACGATTTGCAATCTAGCAAAATGTGTGGCTCAAATAAACTACATCAAGACAGAAGTTATTACTTACTTGGATACTTAAAAATCTCATTTCCATGACATGCTAAAGAAAACATAGAGTTAACCTTACTAACCATATATTGAAAAATAAATCAATCCCGATAAAGAAATTACAGGCGAGCAAGAAAACTATATTGCCAAATATACTACAACTATTAATTCTTCCTCAAATTAAGTTCCACTAAGACAAAATTTTATCATAGAGTAGCTAAATAGGGGGAAAAAAAATTCAATGCCAGCTTTCAGATGGTACAAGGATTGTCTTTCAGGTAAGATGCTCTGTATTAGAAAATTcctagaaatattttttttttccatataatgatttttttttctttgttgtctTTCAATTTGACATTAGTATAAATTTTAGTAAAATGCTGCCTAATTTGTTTTAGTACTGATATCAATTTCCAGGCGCCATCAAAATTTCTCGCAATATTCTTAGATTCTTCTTTCGAAAATTCTGGCAAATACCACAAAAGAAATTTATGCTTTCTGCTGCCAATGATTTCTGAAAGGTACTTATAATAGAACTTTTAATTAAGTTTGATCCTTATTGGCTTAGTTACACGAAATAAATGATTAATTAGAAGTTTCAAGTTCGAGCCCAAATGGCTACGGAGTCGCCCGTTAATTTACTAGGGGTGCTTTATTTCCAAAGTGAGACTTTTCAACGCGAATCTAAAAATTTAATCGAACCCCAATATGAATACCAAAACTAGATgggaagcaaaaaaaaaaaaattatctgtgTTTGTTTTGGAGAAAAGTAGTACCTAATGGTTATTGTAGTTGTagattttatttttaagaaatcgtTGTTCAATTTTTCTTGCTCTAAAGTTTTTAAATTCCTTTTTCTTCCTCAATATTTTTGGTGGAACAAAAAACTATCGGCAAATGATCTCCGGTCAATTGTAATTTAATTAAAGAAAATTACTTTACAAAGATTTCATATGTTTTAGTTACTGATCTTTTGTGGAGTATTACTTTTTATCGATTTCCAGTGAAAAGGGTCATATaactaaaataatatttataacagtCAGAGATGAAGTTAGAATTTAAAGCTAATGGGTTCTATATTTtgaccttttttaaaaaaaaattattgggtTCTAACTTattaatatgtatatattcaataaaattttaaaataaatacaaattttgaACTAACACTACTAGATATGCCAAACCCGTATCCCCCTCCCTCTGCCTAATAGGCCATAAAACCTATCTCCTCGTCAATTACTCCTTACATCCCATATATTATTGAAGAGGATTTGATTTGGCGTAGAGTTTAAGACATTGATTTGATTTATATAATCTTTTAGTGATATAGTGAAGAGAATTTTATCAAAGTAATTGCTAAAAAGATTAGTTTGATAGAAAAAAACCACTTCAAAGTTAAGTAGAATAATCTAATAAAAGTTTGAATTCTTGACAACTATGAAATTGTACAAAAACAAAATACTGTTGAACATGTAGAAAACATTAATTCTAAGTTCCAACATGGGAAGAGCCGTGTGAATTCGTACAAAGAAACCATTcggataaaaaaaagtgtccacttagccatttgcacattTCTTAttaaaatactaactcctaggcaaaaatatataatttgactaaactatctctaattaaataggtattgagatttgatcacgtAATACTCAATAAGGTCAATTTTAGAAGAATAAggttaattatttcttgatttggtaagtg carries:
- the LOC132636406 gene encoding probable LRR receptor-like serine/threonine-protein kinase At1g53430; this encodes MTGILPPEFAQLTHLRELDLSRNYLNGSIPSSYGQLRITILSLLGNRISGPIPKELGDIETLEELNLENNLLEGPLPTNLGSLSRLRKMMLSANFLNGTVPENFSNLKNMTDFRIDGNRISGKIPDFIGNWTSMDRLDIQGTLMEGPIPPIISQLTNMRELRISDLRGKQMLFPNLEGLTKMKDLILRNCSIFGPIPNSVGDMTLLKLLDLSNNMLNGMIPNTFKQLDFDYMLLGDNTLSGPIPDWIIERSRDDYIDLSYNSYNNFTQTPIQGCHSSTLNLVSSYSNTTSSSNSDSWCSKKGLVCPTEAKYHSLFINCGGSRTKFEGNDYEEDSTNRGPSYFSSSSDKWAFSSSGVYVGLRGASYITTNTSSLDMSGPDFYKTACLAPNSLKYYGLCMRRGSYRVRLHFAEIMYSNDSTYSSLGRRIFDVAIQGNVVLTDFNIMEEAKGVGKGISMDFKEVFVNSGTLEIHLYWTGKGTNAIPDRAVYGPLISAITLTPNYDTGNGLPIGAVIGIVLASVVVLLIVLFALWKKGIFGGKDNKEELELRVLDLQTGHFRFRQIKAATGNFDPANKIGEGGFGSVYKGTLSDGTIIAVKQLSSKSKQGNREFVNEIGMISALQHPHLVKLYGCCIEGNQLLVIYEYMENNCLARALFGRDDLRLNLDWATRKRICSGIAKGLAYLHEESRLKIVHRDIKCTNVLLDKDLNAKISDFGLAKLDDEENTHISTRIAGTVGYMAPEYAMRGYLTDKADVYSFGVVALEIVSGRSNTNYRPKEEFVYLLDWAYVLQEQGNLSELVDPRLGTSYSKKEALRMINLALLCTNPSPTLRPSMSSVVSMLEGKLPVEAQLVKRSTSDDEMRFKSFEKLSLDSQTQVSTYSQDSQVQSMNAPWSDSSVHSKDENSTTSRLLPDLYNVNLN